From Salinirubellus salinus, the proteins below share one genomic window:
- a CDS encoding homing endonuclease associated repeat-containing protein, with the protein MGEFHGNQHTETEYEGYTHEELVASLQMLAEEMGQPPTTRDAQADDRFPCLERMYSVIDSSWSEVLREAGVTPDGMQVGEYGEAERDAMVVDVQSVHERVSTDHLTMRQYDEYGEYASSSVKKHFGSWREACEASGISPGERHGTSTMGPGGARLDSRHELAVAMYLHQNGIEYEVHPPLGENNWYGDFYLADRDLWVEVNGYASGERPNAEQFERKLALYDRTGKECVVVRSVEELEQTLGGRGDALTRQVQ; encoded by the coding sequence ATGGGCGAGTTCCACGGAAACCAGCACACTGAAACAGAGTACGAGGGGTACACGCACGAGGAGTTGGTCGCATCACTACAGATGCTCGCCGAGGAGATGGGCCAGCCACCGACCACACGAGACGCGCAGGCTGACGACCGATTTCCCTGTCTCGAGCGGATGTACAGCGTAATCGACTCCAGCTGGTCCGAGGTGCTCCGGGAGGCCGGGGTGACGCCGGACGGGATGCAGGTGGGGGAGTACGGCGAGGCCGAGCGGGATGCGATGGTGGTGGACGTGCAGTCCGTTCACGAACGGGTGAGTACCGACCACCTGACGATGCGACAGTACGACGAGTACGGCGAGTACGCTAGCAGTAGCGTGAAGAAGCACTTCGGGTCGTGGCGCGAGGCGTGTGAGGCGAGCGGAATCAGCCCCGGAGAGCGACACGGAACGTCCACGATGGGACCCGGAGGTGCGAGACTCGACAGTCGGCACGAACTGGCCGTCGCGATGTATCTACACCAGAACGGCATCGAGTACGAGGTCCACCCGCCGCTCGGAGAGAACAACTGGTACGGTGATTTCTACCTCGCGGACCGGGACCTCTGGGTGGAGGTGAACGGGTACGCCTCCGGCGAGCGCCCCAACGCCGAGCAGTTCGAGCGAAAACTGGCGCTCTACGACCGGACCGGCAAGGAGTGTGTGGTGGTCCGGAGCGTGGAAGAATTGGAACAGACACTGGGCGGGCGAGGTGATGCGTTAACCCGACAGGTTCAATAA
- a CDS encoding DsrE family protein: protein MTGYAIVLASGKFERLQAVSNIASIAAASDIPVDVFATMDGLEAFDRDVVAGMDFEMSAVGRAMLEAEHMNMSLFSENLARAKDLGPIHVYACELSMDALDKDLDDYVDVFDDVLGVSGFLTHAADKQVMFV, encoded by the coding sequence ATGACAGGCTACGCGATCGTACTGGCGTCCGGAAAGTTCGAACGACTACAGGCAGTGAGCAACATCGCGTCCATCGCGGCGGCGTCCGACATCCCCGTCGACGTGTTCGCCACGATGGACGGACTGGAGGCCTTCGACCGCGACGTGGTCGCGGGGATGGACTTCGAGATGAGCGCCGTGGGCCGCGCGATGCTGGAGGCCGAGCACATGAACATGTCGCTGTTCAGTGAGAACCTCGCCCGCGCGAAGGACCTCGGCCCCATCCACGTCTACGCGTGTGAGCTCTCGATGGACGCCCTCGACAAGGACCTCGACGACTACGTCGACGTGTTCGACGACGTCCTCGGCGTCTCCGGGTTCCTGACCCACGCCGCCGACAAGCAGGTGATGTTCGTCTGA
- a CDS encoding 2Fe-2S iron-sulfur cluster-binding protein yields MSRRRVTLVREGDGERRETTVRAEPGETVLEAAGRADEHVPFGCLTGACGTCTAELLDGEVRYRRAPRALKARHIEAGFVLACVAVPETDCRLRVGANVQAELVENPWK; encoded by the coding sequence GTGAGTCGGCGACGGGTGACACTCGTCCGCGAGGGCGACGGCGAGCGGCGCGAGACGACGGTGCGGGCCGAACCGGGCGAGACGGTGCTGGAGGCGGCCGGGCGGGCGGACGAACACGTCCCGTTCGGCTGTCTGACCGGTGCCTGTGGGACCTGCACGGCCGAACTACTCGACGGGGAGGTCCGGTATCGCCGCGCCCCACGGGCGCTGAAAGCGCGGCACATCGAGGCGGGGTTCGTCCTCGCCTGCGTGGCCGTGCCGGAGACGGACTGTCGCCTGCGGGTGGGCGCGAACGTGCAGGCCGAGCTGGTCGAGAACCCGTGGAAGTGA
- a CDS encoding SDR family oxidoreductase, with protein MPAVFLTGFPGFLGSALVKRLLDRHDQETTVTCLVQSKFRAEAEERAATIEADHGTDGRIDLVEGDITETDLGLGDAYDDVVADTAHVYHLAAIYDLTMDRAPGKAVNIEGTRNVTEFAVAAGVERYHYVSTVVVAGDYEGRFEESMLQEGQTFFNYYESTKHMAEVAVRERMDEVSTTIYRPGVAVGDSETGETQKYDGIYAFVEGLVDQGNTAVVPVPRGASAAEFNVVPSDYIVDAIGYLSGIDESEGKTYHLADPDPPSTTEMVRLLGEAAGKDRTIVLPYPKRLVEGLRGSLTPLLGESDLLKSGGLEYQTWPASFDCTNAVEDLEGSGIECPHFSEYAESLVSFYEANPDIGTEGMN; from the coding sequence ATGCCAGCCGTATTCCTGACCGGATTTCCGGGCTTCCTCGGGTCGGCGCTCGTGAAGCGACTGCTCGACAGACACGACCAGGAGACCACCGTCACCTGTCTGGTCCAGTCGAAGTTCCGCGCCGAGGCGGAGGAGCGTGCCGCGACCATCGAGGCCGACCACGGGACCGACGGCCGCATCGACCTCGTCGAGGGAGACATCACCGAGACCGACCTCGGCCTCGGCGACGCGTACGACGACGTCGTCGCCGACACCGCCCACGTCTACCACCTCGCGGCCATCTACGACCTGACGATGGACCGGGCGCCGGGGAAGGCCGTCAACATCGAGGGGACGCGCAACGTCACCGAGTTCGCCGTCGCCGCCGGCGTCGAGCGCTACCACTACGTCTCCACCGTGGTCGTCGCGGGCGACTACGAGGGCCGTTTCGAGGAATCGATGCTCCAGGAGGGACAGACGTTCTTCAACTACTACGAGTCCACGAAGCACATGGCGGAGGTGGCCGTGCGCGAGCGGATGGACGAGGTCTCGACGACCATCTACCGACCGGGGGTCGCCGTCGGCGACTCGGAGACCGGCGAGACCCAGAAGTACGACGGCATCTACGCGTTCGTGGAGGGGCTGGTCGACCAGGGGAACACCGCCGTCGTCCCGGTGCCGCGCGGCGCCTCGGCGGCGGAGTTCAACGTCGTCCCGAGCGACTACATCGTCGACGCCATCGGCTACCTCTCGGGCATCGACGAGAGCGAGGGGAAGACGTACCACCTCGCGGACCCGGACCCCCCGTCGACGACCGAGATGGTGAGGCTACTGGGCGAAGCGGCGGGGAAGGACCGCACCATCGTCCTGCCGTACCCGAAGCGCCTCGTGGAGGGGCTTCGCGGGTCGCTGACGCCCCTGCTGGGCGAGTCAGACCTGCTCAAGAGCGGGGGGCTGGAGTACCAGACGTGGCCGGCGTCGTTCGACTGCACGAACGCCGTCGAGGACCTCGAAGGGTCGGGCATCGAGTGTCCGCACTTCTCGGAGTACGCGGAGAGCCTCGTCTCGTTCTACGAGGCGAACCCGGACATCGGCACCGAAGGGATGAACTGA
- a CDS encoding PAS domain-containing sensor histidine kinase: protein MTGAERAITSPSSFRRAVEAAGHAIFFADASGEIVYVNPAFEEMTGYPAEEAIGRTPAILNSGHHDPEYFERLWETIASGDVWEEEVVNRRRDGETYLANQTIAPVADREDGTISHFVAIQTDVTTQREYRREIRRQQDLSTRTEAKANVGGWELNPETDTLRWTAGTRRLHQVESAYEPTVDDALEFYHPDDRGRIENAVTEALEWNLPYDVEARLVTAEGSTRVVRTTGTPVAPDDGGTLLRGTITDITDEQTRQQQLMVFNRILRHNLRNELNVVLGHAGLLRDSFGASDASVTLSRTEALDALEDIEAAADGLLSTAERAREFDRVYRQLHDTTPVEIRPLADAVAAQHRAVTPAATVRVEGLEPVLLGNSDALRLVLEELVENAVEHTDEEAPTVTVRLRETADGSLQISIADHGRGLPELERQVLTEGEESQLKHGRGIGLWVVKWLLTPLGGSLEMTENEPKGTVVRVTFPPSRWTSSSDAA, encoded by the coding sequence GTGACAGGGGCCGAGCGAGCGATCACCAGTCCGTCGTCGTTCAGGCGAGCGGTCGAGGCGGCCGGACACGCCATCTTCTTCGCGGACGCCTCTGGCGAGATCGTCTACGTCAACCCGGCGTTCGAGGAGATGACCGGGTACCCTGCCGAGGAGGCGATCGGTCGAACCCCGGCGATACTCAACTCCGGCCACCACGACCCGGAGTACTTCGAGCGGCTCTGGGAGACGATAGCGAGCGGCGACGTCTGGGAGGAGGAGGTCGTCAACCGTCGGCGCGACGGGGAGACGTACCTCGCCAACCAGACCATCGCGCCGGTCGCAGACCGAGAGGACGGGACTATCTCTCACTTCGTCGCGATCCAGACGGACGTCACGACGCAGCGGGAGTACCGGCGGGAGATACGACGGCAACAGGACCTCTCGACGCGGACCGAGGCGAAGGCGAACGTGGGGGGCTGGGAGCTGAACCCGGAGACGGATACCCTTCGCTGGACGGCCGGGACACGCCGGCTCCACCAGGTGGAGTCGGCGTACGAGCCGACGGTCGACGACGCCCTCGAGTTCTACCACCCCGACGACCGTGGGCGCATCGAGAACGCCGTGACCGAAGCGCTGGAGTGGAACCTCCCCTACGACGTGGAAGCACGTCTCGTCACGGCGGAGGGGAGTACCAGAGTCGTCCGCACGACGGGAACGCCGGTCGCCCCCGACGACGGCGGCACGCTGCTGCGGGGAACGATCACGGACATCACGGACGAACAGACGCGCCAGCAGCAGTTGATGGTGTTCAACCGGATCCTCCGACACAACCTCCGCAACGAACTCAACGTCGTGCTGGGTCACGCCGGCCTGCTTCGGGATTCGTTCGGCGCGAGCGACGCATCCGTCACACTCTCACGGACCGAGGCGCTGGACGCCCTCGAGGATATCGAGGCGGCGGCCGACGGCCTCCTGAGCACCGCCGAGCGCGCGCGAGAGTTCGACCGCGTCTACCGACAGCTCCACGACACCACGCCGGTCGAGATACGCCCACTCGCCGACGCCGTCGCCGCACAGCATCGAGCGGTGACGCCGGCCGCGACCGTTCGAGTCGAGGGGCTCGAGCCGGTCCTGCTCGGTAACTCCGATGCCCTCCGGCTCGTGCTCGAGGAACTCGTCGAGAACGCGGTCGAACACACCGACGAGGAGGCTCCGACCGTCACTGTCCGACTCCGTGAGACGGCAGACGGGTCGCTCCAGATCTCCATCGCCGACCACGGACGTGGCCTCCCCGAGCTAGAGCGGCAGGTGCTCACGGAGGGGGAAGAGAGCCAGCTCAAGCACGGGCGCGGCATCGGGTTGTGGGTGGTCAAGTGGCTCCTGACCCCACTCGGCGGGTCCCTCGAGATGACGGAGAACGAGCCGAAAGGGACCGTGGTCAGAGTGACGTTCCCCCCATCGCGGTGGACGTCGAGTAGCGACGCAGCGTAG
- a CDS encoding DUF7577 domain-containing protein: MLGIEPSWLLAGLVVVHLLTLGYAYWRRSEAEGATGTRHEALEALDSPAPEVEFDDDTPTVDCEVCGAENAAEYAFCRGCASELPGGPAGDEAPTAAFGSGSV; the protein is encoded by the coding sequence ATGCTGGGCATCGAGCCGTCGTGGCTACTCGCGGGGTTGGTGGTCGTCCACCTCCTGACGCTGGGGTACGCGTACTGGCGTCGTTCGGAGGCCGAAGGAGCGACGGGGACCCGTCACGAGGCGCTCGAGGCCCTCGACTCGCCGGCACCCGAGGTCGAGTTCGACGACGACACGCCCACCGTCGACTGCGAGGTGTGTGGCGCGGAGAACGCCGCCGAGTACGCGTTCTGTCGCGGCTGTGCGAGCGAACTCCCCGGCGGCCCGGCCGGAGACGAGGCCCCCACCGCGGCGTTCGGCTCCGGGTCTGTCTGA
- the cgi121 gene encoding KEOPS complex subunit Cgi121 codes for MELVEGVVHVGTDAERSHPSVGAFVEALDAVGDEHGVTAQAFDARYVVSRRHLERALELADRERSRGAGIARDRGVEVLLYAAGRRQIDRALELGVGEGETPAVVLVAADGAGDEAGAAEAVRDLLEPAATLDAFDETRVREFFDVGERELAATDASLEELVLERVALLVVDR; via the coding sequence ATGGAACTGGTGGAGGGCGTGGTCCACGTCGGCACCGACGCCGAGCGGAGTCACCCCTCCGTCGGCGCGTTCGTCGAGGCGCTCGACGCCGTCGGCGACGAACACGGCGTCACGGCACAGGCGTTCGACGCCCGGTACGTCGTCTCGCGTCGGCACCTCGAGCGGGCACTCGAACTCGCGGACCGGGAGCGCTCGCGGGGGGCGGGCATCGCCCGCGACCGGGGGGTCGAGGTCCTGCTGTACGCCGCCGGCCGCCGACAGATAGACCGAGCACTGGAGCTGGGCGTCGGCGAGGGCGAGACGCCCGCCGTGGTGCTGGTGGCCGCTGACGGGGCGGGCGACGAGGCCGGGGCGGCCGAGGCGGTGCGCGACCTGCTCGAGCCGGCCGCGACGCTCGACGCGTTCGACGAGACCCGCGTGCGCGAGTTCTTCGACGTGGGCGAGCGGGAACTCGCGGCGACCGACGCCAGTCTCGAAGAACTGGTCCTCGAGCGCGTGGCGCTGCTGGTGGTCGACCGGTAG
- a CDS encoding sulfurtransferase TusA family protein, translating to MSTEINPDVTIDARGATCPGPLMDLIGEIKHADVGTVFELQTSDSSSSHDVPEWVEKAGHDLLGVEEHDDYWSVFVETTK from the coding sequence ATGAGCACGGAGATCAACCCTGACGTGACGATCGACGCCCGCGGCGCGACCTGCCCCGGGCCCCTGATGGACCTCATCGGCGAGATAAAACACGCGGACGTCGGCACCGTCTTCGAACTCCAGACGAGCGACAGCTCCTCCAGCCACGACGTCCCCGAGTGGGTCGAGAAGGCCGGTCACGACCTCCTCGGCGTCGAGGAACACGACGACTACTGGAGCGTCTTCGTCGAGACGACGAAGTGA
- a CDS encoding ATP-dependent DNA helicase, with protein MELTAVDGIPEWLPGHLSDEGIEALYPPQAEAVDAGVTRGESLVASVPTASGKTLVAELAMLASVAAGGKALYIVPLRALASEKKAEFEQFTPYGVEVGVSTGNYESNERWLGEKDIVVATSEKVDSLVRNGASWLDRLDCVVADEVHLVDDPNRGPTLEVTLAKLRRINPNLQVVALSATIGNAEELAGWLDAELVDSEWRPIDLRKGVHYGQALHFDDGSQRELRVKSSERATEAIVRDTLQDDVDEDGEVVEAGGSSLVFVNSRRNAESAAKRLANTTVDHLDGDEVARLQAVSEEIRGVSDTETSDDLADCVAKGAAFHHAGLESRQRSLVEDAFRDRLIKCVSATPTLAAGVNTPSRRVVVRDWRRYSGDAGGMTPLSVLEVHQMMGRAGRPGMDPYGEAVLLANSHDELDELFERYVWAQPEPVRSKLAAEPAMRTHILATVASGFASSRDTLLEFLEETLYAAQTDEQGRLERVMERMLGYLEANGFVEREADGGLKATGLGHTVSRLYLDPMSAAEIVDGLREASEAGRDPTAMGLYHLVSRTPDMYQLYLRSGDREELTMEAYEREGEFLGAMPSEFEDERFEDWLSALKTALLLEDWAEEVDEDRITEKYGVGPGDIRGKVDTAGWLLGAAESLAAELDLGSATAVRRAKKRVDDGVREELLDLAGVRGVGRKRARRLFEAGIETRADLREAEKAVVLGALRGRRKTAERILENAGHQHPSMEDVEADESAAPVVDERDGAEAEDGAENQATFGDF; from the coding sequence ATGGAACTGACGGCGGTCGACGGTATCCCCGAGTGGCTCCCCGGGCACCTCTCGGACGAGGGAATCGAGGCGCTCTACCCGCCGCAGGCGGAGGCAGTCGACGCCGGCGTGACGCGAGGGGAGAGTCTCGTGGCGTCGGTACCGACCGCCTCCGGCAAGACGCTCGTCGCCGAACTCGCGATGCTCGCCAGCGTCGCGGCCGGGGGGAAGGCGCTCTACATCGTCCCCCTGCGCGCGCTCGCGAGCGAGAAGAAGGCCGAGTTCGAGCAGTTCACCCCCTACGGCGTGGAGGTCGGGGTGTCGACGGGGAACTACGAGTCCAACGAGCGGTGGCTGGGCGAGAAGGACATCGTCGTCGCCACCTCCGAGAAGGTGGACTCGCTGGTGCGCAACGGCGCCTCGTGGCTCGACCGACTCGACTGCGTCGTCGCCGACGAGGTCCACCTCGTCGACGACCCGAACCGCGGCCCGACGCTCGAGGTCACCCTCGCCAAACTCCGGCGCATCAACCCGAACCTGCAGGTGGTCGCGCTCTCGGCGACCATCGGCAACGCCGAGGAGCTGGCCGGGTGGCTGGACGCCGAACTCGTCGACTCGGAGTGGCGGCCCATCGACCTCCGCAAGGGCGTCCACTACGGCCAGGCGCTCCACTTCGACGACGGGAGCCAGCGGGAGTTGCGGGTGAAGTCGAGCGAGCGGGCGACCGAGGCCATCGTCCGCGACACCCTGCAGGACGACGTGGACGAGGACGGCGAGGTCGTGGAGGCTGGTGGCTCCTCGCTGGTGTTCGTCAACTCCCGGCGGAACGCCGAGTCCGCAGCGAAGCGCCTCGCGAACACCACCGTCGACCACCTCGATGGCGACGAGGTAGCGCGCCTGCAGGCGGTCAGCGAGGAGATACGCGGCGTGAGCGACACCGAGACGAGCGACGACCTCGCCGACTGCGTGGCGAAGGGCGCGGCGTTCCACCACGCCGGCCTCGAGTCGCGCCAGCGCTCTCTCGTCGAGGACGCGTTCCGCGACCGGCTCATCAAGTGCGTCTCGGCGACGCCGACGCTCGCGGCCGGGGTGAACACCCCTTCTCGTCGCGTCGTCGTCCGCGACTGGCGGCGCTACTCCGGCGACGCCGGCGGGATGACGCCGCTCTCGGTGCTCGAGGTCCACCAGATGATGGGCCGGGCGGGGCGGCCGGGGATGGACCCCTACGGCGAGGCGGTCCTGCTGGCCAACAGCCACGACGAACTGGACGAACTGTTCGAGCGGTACGTCTGGGCGCAACCGGAGCCGGTCCGGTCGAAACTCGCGGCCGAGCCGGCGATGCGGACCCACATCCTCGCGACGGTGGCGAGCGGCTTCGCCTCCTCGCGGGACACCCTGCTCGAGTTCCTCGAGGAGACACTGTACGCCGCCCAGACGGACGAACAGGGACGCCTCGAGCGGGTGATGGAGCGGATGCTCGGCTACCTCGAGGCGAACGGGTTCGTGGAGCGCGAAGCGGACGGCGGGCTGAAGGCGACGGGGCTGGGCCACACCGTCTCGCGGCTCTACCTCGACCCGATGAGCGCCGCGGAGATCGTGGACGGACTGCGCGAGGCGAGCGAGGCCGGGCGCGACCCGACCGCGATGGGCCTCTACCACCTCGTCTCGCGCACGCCGGACATGTACCAGCTCTACCTCCGCTCGGGCGACCGCGAGGAGCTGACGATGGAGGCCTACGAGCGCGAAGGGGAGTTCCTCGGCGCGATGCCCAGCGAGTTCGAGGACGAACGGTTCGAGGACTGGCTCTCGGCGCTCAAGACCGCGCTCCTGCTGGAGGACTGGGCCGAGGAGGTGGACGAGGACCGCATCACAGAGAAGTACGGCGTCGGCCCGGGCGACATCCGGGGGAAGGTCGACACGGCGGGCTGGCTCCTCGGGGCGGCGGAGTCGCTCGCCGCCGAACTCGACCTCGGGAGCGCCACGGCGGTCCGGCGGGCGAAGAAGCGCGTCGACGACGGGGTCCGCGAGGAGTTGCTCGACCTCGCCGGCGTTCGCGGGGTCGGTCGGAAGCGTGCCCGGCGGCTGTTCGAGGCGGGCATCGAGACCCGCGCGGACCTCCGAGAGGCCGAGAAGGCGGTCGTGCTGGGAGCACTCCGGGGGCGCCGGAAGACGGCCGAGCGCATCCTCGAGAACGCCGGCCACCAGCACCCCTCGATGGAGGACGTGGAGGCCGACGAGTCCGCGGCACCGGTGGTGGACGAGCGTGACGGTGCGGAGGCCGAGGACGGTGCGGAGAACCAGGCGACGTTCGGGGACTTCTAG
- a CDS encoding DUF1641 domain-containing protein, protein MDDADDPTPEDARRALDRAIEERPAEVVAFVERLDRANDVLDGTRRSTDRERRPRRTPAEELLDGFAETTSALFGAGTGTENPAALATLATAVGTNAGDMERALRKLAALERDGTLRDLAEAGETLRQFETELGEETADLLEDPTTAGEVGRMLRALEAAEAAPETRLGLVGFARELRDEEVQRGMGYLVALARELGREE, encoded by the coding sequence ATGGACGACGCGGACGACCCCACGCCAGAGGACGCCCGTCGTGCCCTCGACCGGGCCATCGAGGAGCGCCCCGCCGAGGTCGTCGCCTTCGTGGAGCGACTCGACCGGGCCAACGACGTACTCGACGGTACACGCCGGTCGACCGACCGCGAGCGCCGTCCGCGGCGCACGCCCGCCGAGGAACTCCTCGACGGGTTCGCCGAGACCACCTCCGCCCTGTTCGGTGCCGGGACGGGTACCGAGAACCCCGCCGCCCTCGCGACACTCGCCACCGCCGTCGGCACGAACGCCGGCGACATGGAGCGTGCGCTCCGGAAACTCGCGGCGCTCGAACGCGATGGCACCCTCCGGGACCTCGCCGAGGCGGGCGAGACCCTCCGGCAGTTCGAGACCGAACTCGGCGAGGAGACGGCCGACCTGCTCGAGGACCCGACCACGGCGGGCGAGGTGGGGCGGATGCTCCGGGCGCTCGAGGCGGCCGAGGCGGCCCCGGAGACCCGACTCGGCCTCGTCGGGTTCGCCCGTGAGCTCCGCGACGAGGAGGTCCAGCGGGGGATGGGGTACCTGGTGGCGCTGGCGCGGGAACTGGGGCGGGAGGAGTAG
- a CDS encoding selenium-binding family protein — MSDAENPDDAHAGHDHAQHDHEGPGYATPQAAIEESEPEELAYVMCLYVGTDVEAPDFLGVVDLDPDSDTYAEVVDRVEMPNMGDELHHFGWNACSSSCHVGGLERRHLVIPGQRSSRIHIVDTEDRRNPELTHVIEPEEVFEYDLSAPHTVHCIPDGQIVLSMLGDADGDLPGGFLQLDESDFSIVGRWDAPGDIEMNYDYWYQPRRNVMISSEWAAPKTYYPGFDLDDVEAGKYGRQLHVWDWEAGTVEQTLDLGEEGMIPLEVRFLHSPDHAHGYVGAALSSNVFHFQETERSPDERVGHFEAEKVIDIEPREHEDWDMPVPGLVTDLLVSMDDRYLFFSNWLHGDVRMYDISDPSNPRLADQLWAGGNFGPSHPIEGEREVIAGPQMLQLSLDGERLYWTTSLFSSWDNQFYPEEAEQGSVMLKADVDPRRGTMELDEEFLVDFGEMPHGPSRAHEIRWPDGDCTSDVWQ; from the coding sequence ATGAGCGACGCAGAGAACCCGGACGACGCACACGCGGGCCACGACCACGCACAGCACGACCACGAGGGACCGGGCTACGCGACCCCGCAGGCGGCCATCGAGGAGTCCGAACCCGAGGAACTCGCCTACGTGATGTGCCTGTACGTGGGGACGGACGTGGAGGCCCCCGACTTCCTCGGGGTAGTGGACCTGGATCCCGACTCGGACACCTACGCCGAGGTGGTCGACCGGGTGGAGATGCCCAACATGGGTGACGAACTCCACCACTTCGGGTGGAACGCCTGCTCCTCGTCGTGTCACGTCGGGGGGCTGGAGCGACGACACCTCGTGATCCCCGGCCAGCGCTCCTCGCGCATCCACATCGTGGACACGGAGGACCGCCGGAACCCGGAGCTGACGCACGTGATCGAACCCGAGGAGGTGTTCGAGTACGACCTGAGCGCGCCACACACGGTCCACTGCATCCCCGACGGCCAGATCGTGCTCTCGATGCTCGGTGACGCCGACGGCGACCTGCCGGGGGGCTTCCTCCAACTCGACGAGTCGGACTTCTCGATCGTCGGGCGCTGGGACGCGCCGGGCGACATCGAGATGAACTACGACTACTGGTACCAGCCACGGCGGAACGTGATGATATCCAGCGAGTGGGCCGCACCGAAGACCTACTACCCGGGCTTCGACCTGGACGACGTGGAGGCGGGCAAGTACGGCCGACAGCTCCACGTCTGGGACTGGGAGGCCGGCACCGTCGAGCAGACCCTCGACCTCGGCGAGGAGGGGATGATACCGCTGGAGGTCCGGTTCCTCCACAGCCCCGACCACGCCCACGGCTACGTGGGGGCCGCGCTCTCCTCGAACGTCTTCCACTTCCAGGAGACCGAACGCTCGCCGGACGAGCGAGTGGGCCACTTCGAGGCGGAGAAGGTCATCGACATCGAGCCCCGTGAACACGAGGACTGGGACATGCCCGTCCCGGGTCTGGTGACGGACCTGCTGGTGTCGATGGACGACCGCTACCTGTTCTTCTCGAACTGGCTCCACGGGGACGTGCGGATGTACGACATCTCGGACCCGTCGAACCCGCGGCTGGCCGACCAGCTGTGGGCGGGCGGGAACTTCGGCCCGAGCCACCCCATCGAGGGCGAGCGGGAGGTCATCGCTGGCCCGCAGATGCTCCAGCTCTCGCTCGACGGCGAGCGGCTCTACTGGACCACCTCGCTGTTCTCCTCGTGGGACAACCAGTTCTACCCCGAGGAGGCCGAGCAGGGGTCCGTGATGCTGAAGGCCGACGTCGACCCCCGGCGCGGGACGATGGAACTCGACGAGGAGTTCCTCGTCGACTTCGGCGAGATGCCCCACGGCCCGTCACGCGCCCACGAGATCCGGTGGCCCGACGGGGACTGCACGAGCGACGTCTGGCAGTGA